The Caenorhabditis elegans chromosome II genome has a segment encoding these proteins:
- the glb-29 gene encoding Globin domain-containing protein (Confirmed by transcript evidence), whose protein sequence is MSVAHNKKGLFRRSQSTRSPPEHSPPCSPLIRRQRPATLYVKHSPRASHVAQFPIKKISIPTVNVHKMSLTNAECLTVHQQIPPQQQQQLYPNSMVPPSDRFTRSASSSPRRGGANGGGAVVVGPDGQLRRRESVLQMLNRIWKSDECTRRPSVQKSNALDVPTEPLSRQLSLSDTNVTPQISRCAKLNLSVKQKKLLRQSFNAMNSGGTFLKLMEKIFRRLETKCPDMRSIFLTTAFVNSLSRERQTPPLVKTEYDHCKCMVGIFERLIENLENINEQLTMIRHYGEKHAQMAESGFTGAMIEQFGEISVFVIGSQDVVKFNHETVKAWRLLLACVTDEMKVGFDRMSRINGRRNSCNPPSTVPSGN, encoded by the exons CACCCGGAGCCCACCGGAACATTCTCCACCGTGTTCTCCACTAATTCGTCGTCAACGCCCTGCAACACTTTACGTGAAACATTCTCCACGAGCCAGCCACGTGGCACAGTTCCCAATCAAGAAAATCTCAATTCCCACG GTTAACGTGCACAAAATGTCCTTGACAAATGCAGAATGTTTAACAGTACATCAACAAATTCCACCACAACAGCAGCAG caactTTACCCAAATTCAATGGTTCCTCCATCCGACCGTTTCACCAGAAGTGCATCCTCATCACCAAGACGGGGCGGAGCTAATGGGGGTGGAGCCGTAGTTGTGGGTCCCGATGGACAATTGAG aCGCCGCGAGTCAGTGCTCCAAATGCTCAATAGAATCTGGAAAAGTGATGAGTGTACCCGAAGACCGTCGGTTCAAAAGTCAAACGCATTGGATGTGCCAAC agaaccCCTGTCCCGGCAATTGTCCCTGTCCGACACCAATGTGACACCGCAAATAAGCAGATGTGCCAAGTTGAACCTTTctgtgaaacagaaaaaattgttgagg caaagtttCAATGCGATGAATTCGGGCGGCACATTCCTCAAACTCAtggagaaaattttcagacgccTCGAGACAAAGTGCCCAGATATGAG ATCGATATTTCTCACTACCGCATTCGTGAACTCACTGAGCCGCGAACGCCAGACTCCGCCCCTTGTAAAGACGGAATATGACCACTGTAAATGTATGGTTGGAATATTCGAGAgacttattgaaaatttggaaaatattaacGAGCAGTTGACGATGATACGGCATTATGGAGAGAAACATGCTCAG atggctgAAAGTGGGTTCACTGGAGCGATGATTGAGCAATTTGGAGAGATTTCGGTTTTCGTGATCGGCTCGCAAGATGTCGTAAAATTTAATCACGAGACTGTAAAAGCCTGGAGGCTCCTGTTGGCCTGTGTAACTGACGAGATGAAG gtCGGATTCGACAGAATGTCACGTATAAATGGCCGCCGAAACAGCTGCAATCCGCCAAGTACAGTACCCAGTGGGAATTGA
- the glb-29 gene encoding Globin domain-containing protein (Confirmed by transcript evidence) — translation MSLTNAECLTVHQQIPPQQQQQLYPNSMVPPSDRFTRSASSSPRRGGANGGGAVVVGPDGQLRRRESVLQMLNRIWKSDECTRRPSVQKSNALDVPTEPLSRQLSLSDTNVTPQISRCAKLNLSVKQKKLLRQSFNAMNSGGTFLKLMEKIFRRLETKCPDMRSIFLTTAFVNSLSRERQTPPLVKTEYDHCKCMVGIFERLIENLENINEQLTMIRHYGEKHAQMAESGFTGAMIEQFGEISVFVIGSQDVVKFNHETVKAWRLLLACVTDEMKVGFDRMSRINGRRNSCNPPSTVPSGN, via the exons ATGTCCTTGACAAATGCAGAATGTTTAACAGTACATCAACAAATTCCACCACAACAGCAGCAG caactTTACCCAAATTCAATGGTTCCTCCATCCGACCGTTTCACCAGAAGTGCATCCTCATCACCAAGACGGGGCGGAGCTAATGGGGGTGGAGCCGTAGTTGTGGGTCCCGATGGACAATTGAG aCGCCGCGAGTCAGTGCTCCAAATGCTCAATAGAATCTGGAAAAGTGATGAGTGTACCCGAAGACCGTCGGTTCAAAAGTCAAACGCATTGGATGTGCCAAC agaaccCCTGTCCCGGCAATTGTCCCTGTCCGACACCAATGTGACACCGCAAATAAGCAGATGTGCCAAGTTGAACCTTTctgtgaaacagaaaaaattgttgagg caaagtttCAATGCGATGAATTCGGGCGGCACATTCCTCAAACTCAtggagaaaattttcagacgccTCGAGACAAAGTGCCCAGATATGAG ATCGATATTTCTCACTACCGCATTCGTGAACTCACTGAGCCGCGAACGCCAGACTCCGCCCCTTGTAAAGACGGAATATGACCACTGTAAATGTATGGTTGGAATATTCGAGAgacttattgaaaatttggaaaatattaacGAGCAGTTGACGATGATACGGCATTATGGAGAGAAACATGCTCAG atggctgAAAGTGGGTTCACTGGAGCGATGATTGAGCAATTTGGAGAGATTTCGGTTTTCGTGATCGGCTCGCAAGATGTCGTAAAATTTAATCACGAGACTGTAAAAGCCTGGAGGCTCCTGTTGGCCTGTGTAACTGACGAGATGAAG gtCGGATTCGACAGAATGTCACGTATAAATGGCCGCCGAAACAGCTGCAATCCGCCAAGTACAGTACCCAGTGGGAATTGA
- the glb-29 gene encoding Globin domain-containing protein (Confirmed by transcript evidence) has protein sequence MLNRIWKSDECTRRPSVQKSNALDVPTEPLSRQLSLSDTNVTPQISRCAKLNLSVKQKKLLRQSFNAMNSGGTFLKLMEKIFRRLETKCPDMRSIFLTTAFVNSLSRERQTPPLVKTEYDHCKCMVGIFERLIENLENINEQLTMIRHYGEKHAQMAESGFTGAMIEQFGEISVFVIGSQDVVKFNHETVKAWRLLLACVTDEMKVGFDRMSRINGRRNSCNPPSTVPSGN, from the exons ATGCTCAATAGAATCTGGAAAAGTGATGAGTGTACCCGAAGACCGTCGGTTCAAAAGTCAAACGCATTGGATGTGCCAAC agaaccCCTGTCCCGGCAATTGTCCCTGTCCGACACCAATGTGACACCGCAAATAAGCAGATGTGCCAAGTTGAACCTTTctgtgaaacagaaaaaattgttgagg caaagtttCAATGCGATGAATTCGGGCGGCACATTCCTCAAACTCAtggagaaaattttcagacgccTCGAGACAAAGTGCCCAGATATGAG ATCGATATTTCTCACTACCGCATTCGTGAACTCACTGAGCCGCGAACGCCAGACTCCGCCCCTTGTAAAGACGGAATATGACCACTGTAAATGTATGGTTGGAATATTCGAGAgacttattgaaaatttggaaaatattaacGAGCAGTTGACGATGATACGGCATTATGGAGAGAAACATGCTCAG atggctgAAAGTGGGTTCACTGGAGCGATGATTGAGCAATTTGGAGAGATTTCGGTTTTCGTGATCGGCTCGCAAGATGTCGTAAAATTTAATCACGAGACTGTAAAAGCCTGGAGGCTCCTGTTGGCCTGTGTAACTGACGAGATGAAG gtCGGATTCGACAGAATGTCACGTATAAATGGCCGCCGAAACAGCTGCAATCCGCCAAGTACAGTACCCAGTGGGAATTGA
- the glb-29 gene encoding Globin domain-containing protein (Confirmed by transcript evidence), which translates to MLTLLGKIAHFREPLSRQLSLSDTNVTPQISRCAKLNLSVKQKKLLRQSFNAMNSGGTFLKLMEKIFRRLETKCPDMRSIFLTTAFVNSLSRERQTPPLVKTEYDHCKCMVGIFERLIENLENINEQLTMIRHYGEKHAQMAESGFTGAMIEQFGEISVFVIGSQDVVKFNHETVKAWRLLLACVTDEMKVGFDRMSRINGRRNSCNPPSTVPSGN; encoded by the exons atgttgacacTTCTCGGAAAAATTGCACACTTTCG agaaccCCTGTCCCGGCAATTGTCCCTGTCCGACACCAATGTGACACCGCAAATAAGCAGATGTGCCAAGTTGAACCTTTctgtgaaacagaaaaaattgttgagg caaagtttCAATGCGATGAATTCGGGCGGCACATTCCTCAAACTCAtggagaaaattttcagacgccTCGAGACAAAGTGCCCAGATATGAG ATCGATATTTCTCACTACCGCATTCGTGAACTCACTGAGCCGCGAACGCCAGACTCCGCCCCTTGTAAAGACGGAATATGACCACTGTAAATGTATGGTTGGAATATTCGAGAgacttattgaaaatttggaaaatattaacGAGCAGTTGACGATGATACGGCATTATGGAGAGAAACATGCTCAG atggctgAAAGTGGGTTCACTGGAGCGATGATTGAGCAATTTGGAGAGATTTCGGTTTTCGTGATCGGCTCGCAAGATGTCGTAAAATTTAATCACGAGACTGTAAAAGCCTGGAGGCTCCTGTTGGCCTGTGTAACTGACGAGATGAAG gtCGGATTCGACAGAATGTCACGTATAAATGGCCGCCGAAACAGCTGCAATCCGCCAAGTACAGTACCCAGTGGGAATTGA
- the Y17G7B.12 gene encoding RNA exonuclease 4 (Confirmed by transcript evidence) — protein MASKHAAKTVDPKDLSPAWKVLQMKLNEEKAEKEKAAKAEKEANPEGSDDGFTKVQTKKQKQKMNRKRRAQEALAAASEVKRVHHDIPVVIEDSERGELTKVIAIDCEYVGAGMGGTTDILARISIVNELGKIVYDKFVKPTEKVTDFRTAVSGIRPENMIKAIPFDRAQTEVSKLIDGRIVIGHAVHNDFRVLKLNHIRKLTRDTAKCTILKNMANHHGTPSLKKLAKEVLGIEIQRGEHDSITDARVALRLYEAVKKQWEAEIKRYR, from the exons ATGGCATCAAAACACGCTGCAAAAACAGTGGACCCGAAGGATTTGTCGCCGGCGTGGAAAGTGCTGCAAATGAAGCTCAATGAAGAGAAAGCGGAGAAAGAAAAAGCtgcaaaagctgaaaaagaagCGAATCCTGAAGGAAGTGACGACGGATTCACAAAAGTTCAGacgaaaaagcaaaaacagAAGATGAATCGGAAGCGGAGAGCTCAGGAGGCTCTTGCCGCCGCTTCGGAGGTCAAACGAGTTCATCATGATATTCCGGTGGTTATTGAAGATTCAGAAAG aggagAGCTGACAAAAGTAATCGCAATCGATTGTGAATACGTCGGAGCCGGAATGGGTGGAACAACGGATATTTTGGCGAGAATTTCGATTGTCAATGAGCTCGGCAAGATCGTGTACGACAAATTCGTGAAGCCAACCGAAAAAGTCACGGATTTCCGTACTGCGGTGTCTGGAATTCGCCCGGAAAATATGATAAAAGCGATTCCATTTGATAGAGCACAAACTGAAGTTTCAAAGTTGATTGATGGAAGAATTGTGATTGGACATGCTGTTCATAATGATTTTAGG GTTCTGAAACTGAATCACATTCGAAAACTGACCCGAGACACTGCGAAATGCACAATTCTCAAGAATATGGCTAATCATCACGGT accccGTCACTGAAAAAACTGGCAAAAGAAGTACTGGGAATTGAGATTCAGCGAGGAGAACACGATTCG atcaccGACGCTCGAGTGGCTCTTCGTCTCTACGAGGCCGTCAAAAAGCAATGGGAGGCCGAAATTAAGAGATAtcgctaa
- the Y17G7B.8 gene encoding F-box domain-containing protein (Confirmed by transcript evidence), with protein MAPKCWSNLPSDVKREVLEHGDCQQWFNVRLCSRADMNLVDSLKLRIPFLKIQISNTTFSIIIVESPSAILRIDLHQKSGGNAEFSVEIFKNSDLELGNLIKTIENTTLDAEISNLLEKSIFHRKIDIATCQIQADGLQAENPVLAMIHAKFTENAPKKLIFSGKSMEENRFLAKFFENLNIDFVFRSWRKDLSREWGEGMNHLRIKIFEVSKWTTLLGDFEHFTAYDEIEPVMYMARILSRPMKRSHWFPGFHVPVAERLFRQIFRQEMFEKFENHSIRKSPINLKLWIFVKFTKCGISIFVGDPKDFNERDGTCDLEWMCPNCAPKTMENWFFRETIGKLHF; from the exons ATGGCACCAAAATGTTGGTCAAATCTGCCGAGTGACGTCAAACGGGAAGTTCTGGAACATGGGGATTGTCAGCAATG gttCAACGTACGCCTGTGCTCACGCGCCGACATGAATCTCGTAGATTCGCTGAAATTGCGGATTccattcttgaaaattcaaatttctaacaCCACATTTTCGATAATAATCGTAGAAAGTCCATCGGCAATTTTACGAATCGATTTACACCAGAAAAGCGGTGGAAATGCCGAATTTTCTGtcgaaatattcaaaaattccgatttagaattgggaaatttgattaaaaccATCGAAAATACAACACTAGACGCCGAAATCTcgaatttgctggaaaaatcgatatttcacCGAAAGATCGACATTGCCACGTGTCAAATTCAAGCAGATGGCTTGCAAGCGGAGAACCCGGTGTTGGCGATGATTCATGCAAAATTCACGGAAAACGCGccgaaaaagttgattttttcgggaaaatcgatggaagaaaatcgatttttggcgaaatttttcgaaaatttgaatatcgattttgtttttcgaagTTGGCGAAAGGATTTATCACGTGAATGGGGAGAAGGTATGAATCATTTGCGGATTAAGATATTCGAAGTGTCGAAATGGACGACACTGTTAGGAG ACTTCGAGCACTTCACTGCCTATGATGAAATTGAGCCGGTGATGTATATGGCT AGAATTCTATCGCGTCCGATGAAGCGAAGTCACTGGTTCCCTGGATTCCACGTGCCAGTCGCTGAAAGATTATTCCGCCAGATTTTCCGCCaggaaatgtttgaaaaattcgagaatcaCTCGATTCGTAAAAGTCCgatcaatttgaaattgtggattttcgtgaaattcacaaaatgtggaatatcgatttttgtgggGGATCCCAAGGATTTTAATGAACGGGATGGG aCCTGCGATCTGGAATGGATGTGCCCGAATTGTGCTCCGAAAACTATGGAAAACTGGTTTTTCCGCGAAACTATTgggaaattgcatttttga